The following proteins come from a genomic window of Diadema setosum chromosome 20, eeDiaSeto1, whole genome shotgun sequence:
- the LOC140243294 gene encoding uncharacterized protein isoform X1, with the protein MSAAPLLILLLVYVRVTTSNEEPCLHGTCTCAEEQLICNPYAIDGGRWVEMHRLPSAIRDFVLPHLTEVDFRYNKIRDVEANAFGGLPNLKTLWLSHNRISFLSQYAFNGLTAVQKIDISFNELETIEEGMFQSETLLESMRVLDLSHNNIRELKRGCFRGLPELRELYLEFNPLGRLDHTSLTHLRMLNTLSLAHTSPRNPSDLLDIFEPLSNLQYTYIDGVLSTCSCEWLTTLLTLKEADVDVVDENSLVAACIEEWRNDPVCDQAAIDAYDVDSRLQEQENRPQHRAFLQRNLTLGDIVAPKIVENSTIVFPDGRGYDMDSIQGKRALYQYDRHMQERIAHVLNDAQRERYKALFSRRMAEFIRANYNITSTVATADTDGHNSHAHGDTDTDEPAPNRNSSRAKGSSKGTSGKSSSKKTSEKHGIRMLGFFLYIILAGAGCGILVVCLAGLRHFDCTDRSVIVTEKEKKEKKKNKCCGWFGEMTGKLSVRKDYLRGASERKHAKQSFVKLHMNVKNNMDNVGTRRQFDLYTTPSGHVIPSKAASANPRQVNGQMETPVASKSGQSTGPSSNGLRRMSLNDGIRSMMSSQGVGTTGGHRTPSTESDYFRHYYSESDDDDVNEETDLFRR; encoded by the exons ATGAGTGCTGCTCCGCTCCTTATTCTTCTACTAGTCTACGTTCGAGTCACCACGTCCAATGAAGAACCTTGCCTGCATGGGACTTGCACGTGCGCAGAAGAGCAGCTGATCTGCAACCCGTACGCCATAGATGGCGGCCGGTGGGTGGAGATGCATAGGCTACCCTCCGCCATTCGTGACTTCGTCCTACCGCACCTGACAGAAGT TGATTTCCGGTACAACAAGATTCGCGATGTTGAAGCGAATGCCTTCGGAGGACTACCAAACCTGAAAACCTT GTGGCTTTCACACAACCGGATTTCATTTCTGAGCCAGTACGCCTTCAATGGTTTAACTGCCGTCCAAAAAAT AGACATCTCTTTCAACGAACTTGAGACCATCGAGGAGGGGATGTTTCAGTCTGAAACGTTGCTTGAAAGTATGAGGGTTCT CGATCTTTCCCACAATAACATCCGAGAGTTGAAACGTGGCTGTTTTCGCGGCTTGCCCGAACTCCGGGAGTT GTACCTCGAGTTCAATCCACTGGGACGACTTGACCACACGTCACTGACACACCTTCGGATGCTAAATACCTT ATCGTTGGCTCATACTTCCCCGAGGAATCCTTCAGACTTGCTGGACATCTTTGAGCCTTTGTCAAACCTGCAATACAC cTACATCGACGGAGTTTTGAGCACGTGCTCGTGTGAGTGGCTGACGACGCTGTTGACGTTGAAGGAGGCAGATGTTGATGTCGTCGACGAGAATTCCTTGGTTGCGGCCTGCATCGAAGAATGGCGGAACGATCCAGTGTGTGACCAAG CAGCCATTGATGCATACGACGTAGACAGTCGGTTGCAGGAGCAAGAGAACCGGCCGCAACATCGCGCGTTTCTCCAACGTAACCTCACGCTCGGTGACATCGTGGCGCCGAAGATAGTCGAGAACTCGACGATCGTCTTTCCCGACGGCCGAGGATACGACATGGATTCGATCCAAGGGAAGAGGGCGCTATATCAGTACGACCGTCACATGCAGGAGCGCATTGCTCACGTGTTGAACGACGCACAGCGAGAGAGGTACAAGGCGCTCTTCAGCCGTCGAATGGCGGAATTCATCCGAGCAAACTATAACATAACAAG TACTGTTGCTACAGCGGACACAGATGGACACAATTCG CACGCTCATGGAGACACCGACACTGATGAACCGGCTCCAAATCGCAACTCCAGCAGAGCGAAAGGTTCCTCCAAGGGCACCTCGGGGAAATCATCTTCGAAGAAAACCAGCGAGAAGCACGGGATACGGATGTTGGGATTCTTCCTCTACATCATCCTGGCAGGAGCAGGATGTGGGATACTGGTCGTCTGTTTGGCGGGGCTAAGG CACTTTGATTGCACGGATAGATCTGTTATTGTgacagaaaaggagaagaaagagaagaagaaaaacaagtgcTGTGG CTGGTTCGGTGAAATGACCGGCAAACTAAGCGTGAGGAAAGACTACTTGAGAGGTGCATCCGAACGGAAGCACGCCAAGCAGAGCTTCGTCAAACTCCACATGAATGTCAAAAAT AATATGGACAACGTTGGAACTCGACGACAGTTTGATCTGTACACAACCCCTTCTGGCCACGTGATACCGTCGAAAGCGGCCTCAGCCAATCCCCGCCAAGTAAATGGGCAGATGGAGACGCCTGTAGCGAGCAAGTCGGGACAATCCACGGGCCCGTCCAGTAACGGGCTTCGAAGGATGTCCTTAAATGACGGAATCCGCAGCATGATGAGCTCGCAGGGTGTGGGAACGACGGGAGGTCATCGGACGCCTTCGACAGAGTCGGACTACTTCCGACATTACTACTCCGAGTCCGACGATGACGACGTAAATGAAGAAACGGACTTGTTTCGAAGATGA
- the LOC140243294 gene encoding uncharacterized protein isoform X2: protein MSAAPLLILLLVYVRVTTSNEEPCLHGTCTCAEEQLICNPYAIDGGRWVEMHRLPSAIRDFVLPHLTEVDFRYNKIRDVEANAFGGLPNLKTLWLSHNRISFLSQYAFNGLTAVQKIDISFNELETIEEGMFQSETLLESMRVLDLSHNNIRELKRGCFRGLPELRELYLEFNPLGRLDHTSLTHLRMLNTLSLAHTSPRNPSDLLDIFEPLSNLQYTYIDGVLSTCSCEWLTTLLTLKEADVDVVDENSLVAACIEEWRNDPVCDQAAIDAYDVDSRLQEQENRPQHRAFLQRNLTLGDIVAPKIVENSTIVFPDGRGYDMDSIQGKRALYQYDRHMQERIAHVLNDAQRERYKALFSRRMAEFIRANYNITSTVATADTDGHNSHFDCTDRSVIVTEKEKKEKKKNKCCGWFGEMTGKLSVRKDYLRGASERKHAKQSFVKLHMNVKNNMDNVGTRRQFDLYTTPSGHVIPSKAASANPRQVNGQMETPVASKSGQSTGPSSNGLRRMSLNDGIRSMMSSQGVGTTGGHRTPSTESDYFRHYYSESDDDDVNEETDLFRR from the exons ATGAGTGCTGCTCCGCTCCTTATTCTTCTACTAGTCTACGTTCGAGTCACCACGTCCAATGAAGAACCTTGCCTGCATGGGACTTGCACGTGCGCAGAAGAGCAGCTGATCTGCAACCCGTACGCCATAGATGGCGGCCGGTGGGTGGAGATGCATAGGCTACCCTCCGCCATTCGTGACTTCGTCCTACCGCACCTGACAGAAGT TGATTTCCGGTACAACAAGATTCGCGATGTTGAAGCGAATGCCTTCGGAGGACTACCAAACCTGAAAACCTT GTGGCTTTCACACAACCGGATTTCATTTCTGAGCCAGTACGCCTTCAATGGTTTAACTGCCGTCCAAAAAAT AGACATCTCTTTCAACGAACTTGAGACCATCGAGGAGGGGATGTTTCAGTCTGAAACGTTGCTTGAAAGTATGAGGGTTCT CGATCTTTCCCACAATAACATCCGAGAGTTGAAACGTGGCTGTTTTCGCGGCTTGCCCGAACTCCGGGAGTT GTACCTCGAGTTCAATCCACTGGGACGACTTGACCACACGTCACTGACACACCTTCGGATGCTAAATACCTT ATCGTTGGCTCATACTTCCCCGAGGAATCCTTCAGACTTGCTGGACATCTTTGAGCCTTTGTCAAACCTGCAATACAC cTACATCGACGGAGTTTTGAGCACGTGCTCGTGTGAGTGGCTGACGACGCTGTTGACGTTGAAGGAGGCAGATGTTGATGTCGTCGACGAGAATTCCTTGGTTGCGGCCTGCATCGAAGAATGGCGGAACGATCCAGTGTGTGACCAAG CAGCCATTGATGCATACGACGTAGACAGTCGGTTGCAGGAGCAAGAGAACCGGCCGCAACATCGCGCGTTTCTCCAACGTAACCTCACGCTCGGTGACATCGTGGCGCCGAAGATAGTCGAGAACTCGACGATCGTCTTTCCCGACGGCCGAGGATACGACATGGATTCGATCCAAGGGAAGAGGGCGCTATATCAGTACGACCGTCACATGCAGGAGCGCATTGCTCACGTGTTGAACGACGCACAGCGAGAGAGGTACAAGGCGCTCTTCAGCCGTCGAATGGCGGAATTCATCCGAGCAAACTATAACATAACAAG TACTGTTGCTACAGCGGACACAGATGGACACAATTCG CACTTTGATTGCACGGATAGATCTGTTATTGTgacagaaaaggagaagaaagagaagaagaaaaacaagtgcTGTGG CTGGTTCGGTGAAATGACCGGCAAACTAAGCGTGAGGAAAGACTACTTGAGAGGTGCATCCGAACGGAAGCACGCCAAGCAGAGCTTCGTCAAACTCCACATGAATGTCAAAAAT AATATGGACAACGTTGGAACTCGACGACAGTTTGATCTGTACACAACCCCTTCTGGCCACGTGATACCGTCGAAAGCGGCCTCAGCCAATCCCCGCCAAGTAAATGGGCAGATGGAGACGCCTGTAGCGAGCAAGTCGGGACAATCCACGGGCCCGTCCAGTAACGGGCTTCGAAGGATGTCCTTAAATGACGGAATCCGCAGCATGATGAGCTCGCAGGGTGTGGGAACGACGGGAGGTCATCGGACGCCTTCGACAGAGTCGGACTACTTCCGACATTACTACTCCGAGTCCGACGATGACGACGTAAATGAAGAAACGGACTTGTTTCGAAGATGA
- the LOC140243567 gene encoding probable muscarinic acetylcholine receptor gar-1: METSNCTAGHCYFAPDVRQLPEVLLVSTVYVIFSIVTVIGNAIVMMSYVRDGVVRKHASNLIIVHLAITDFLVGAISLPVKFVIYLRGDWDQWVWGRLPCQWYLLVDYTCTALSAAFVVCVSLDRLWIVTKGARYKTFQTRRRVKVMITGLWLVIGGFYAFMIFAWQAVTGKDINTLNDDEICDIDFAFTDYASVLYFVFDGCVPIALIVTFNAATYVCLWNQSRKLLQNGPRRKNDQEKKTKGIYTISSFHGVDEARTSRRLSVSLKTIWRGGRYPRRGQTIRQVRHFRKVGRSAVKLSLYDSCAVDSWVSVSYRAPMENAY, encoded by the exons ATGGAAACTTCAAACTGTACAGCGGGTCATTGCTACTTTGCTCCGGATGTGCGACAACTTCCTGAAGTATTACTGGTGTCCACTGTCTACGTCATTTTCTCCATCGTAACCGTCATCGGCAACGCCATCGTGATGATGTCCTACGTGAGGGACGGGGTCGTTCGCAAGCACGCCTCCAACCTCATCATCGTGCATCTCGCCATCACCGACTTCCTTGTCGGAGCCATTAGCCTGCCTGTCAAGTTTGTGATCTATTTGCGGGGCGACTGGGACCAATGGGTATGGGGAAGACTCCCGTGTCAGTGGTACCTGCTCGTGGACTACACCTGCACGGCGCTTTCGGCAGCTTTCGTGGTCTGCGTCAGCCTGGACCGCCTCTGGATCGTCACCAAGGGTGCCCGATACAAGACGTTCCAGACGCGTCGACGGGTGAAGGTCATGATCACCGGTCTCTGGTTGGTCATCGGAGGCTTCTACGCCTTCATGATATTCGCCTGGCAGGCTGTCACAGGAAAAGACATTAACACATTGAACGACGACGAGATCTGCGATATCGACTTCGCATTTACAGATTATGCTTCGGTGCTTTACTTTGTATTTGACGGATGCGTTCCCATCGCGCTTATCGTCACCTTTAACGCTGCCACTTACGTTTGCCTCTGGAACCAATCGAGAAAATTACTGCAAAACGGACCAAGGAGAAAAAATGACCAAGAAAAGAAGACCAAGGGTATTTACACCATATCAAGTTTCCATGGAGTCGATGAGGCGAGAACATCAAGGAGATTGTCCGTCTCTCTGAAGACAATATGGAGAGGAGGGCGCTACCCGAGGAGAGGACAGACGATTCGGCAGGTCAGGCACTTTCGGAAGGTGGGACGTTCTGCCGTTAAGCTGTCG CTGTACGACTCGTGCGCAGTagactcgtgggtgtcagtctcCTATCGTGCACCCATGGAGAACGCCTATTGA